DNA from Salmo trutta chromosome 14, fSalTru1.1, whole genome shotgun sequence:
tcaacttctctttcgtatcgtctgagatcctcaaagattggaaagctgccgcagtcacactctagacccaaacttctacagacctatatctatcctaccctgcctttctaaagtcttccaaagccaagttaacaaacagatcaccgaccatttcgaatcccaccgtaccttctccgctatgcaatctggtttccgagctggtcatgggtgcacctcagccacgctcatggTCCTAaaagatatcataaccgccatcgataagaaacaatactgtgcagttgtattcatcgacctggctaaggctttcgactctgtcaatcaccacattcttatcggcagactcaacagccttggtttctcaaatgactgcctcgcctgttttcaccaactacttctcagacagagttcagtgtgtcaaattagagggcctgttgtccagacctctggcagtctgtatggggtgccacagggttcaattctcgggccgactcttttctctgtatacatcaatgatgccgctcttgctgctggtgattccctgatccacctctacgcagacgacaccattctgtatacttctggcccttctttggacactgtgttaactaaccactagatgagcttcaatgccatacaactctccttccgtggcctggaaatctttctgattgagaggggtcaaatacttatttccctcattaaaatgcaaatcattttataacatttttgacatgcgtttttctggatttttttgttgttattctgtctctcactgttcaaataaacctaccattaaaattatagactgatcatttctttgtcagtgggcaaacgtacaaaatcagcaggggatcaaatacttttttccctcactgtatatatatatatacactgctcaaaaaaataaagggaacactaaaataacacatcctagatctgaatgaatgaaataatcttattaaaaaaattttttttacatagttgaatgtgctgacaacaaaatcacacaaaaataatcaatggaaatccaatttatcaacccatggaggtctggatttggagtcacactcaaaattaaagtggaaaaccacactacaggctgatccaactttgatgtaatgtccttaaaacaagtcaaaatgaggctcagtagtgtgtgtggcctccacgtgcctgtatgacctccctacaacgcctgggcatgctcctgatgaggtggcggatggtctcctgagggatctcctcccagacctggactaaagcatccgccaactcctggacagtctgtggtgcaacgtggcgttggtggatggagcgagacatgatgtcccagatgtgctcaattggattcaggtctggggaacgggcgggccagtccatagcatcaatgccttcctcttgcaggaactgctgacacactccagccacatgaggtctagcattgtcttgcattaggaggaacccagggccaaccgcaccagcatatggtctcacaaggggtctgaggatctcatctcggtacctaatggcagtcaggctacctctggcgagcacatggagggctgtgcagccccccaaagaaatgccaccccacaccatgactgacccaccgccaaaccggtcatgctggaggatgttgcaggcagcagaacgttctccacggcgtctccagactctctcacgtctgtcacgtgctcagtgtgaacctgctttcatctgtgaagagcacatggcgccagtggcgaatttgccaatcttggtgttctctggcaaatgccaaacgtcctgcacggtgttgggctgtaagcacaacccccacctgtggacgtcgggccctcataccaccctcatggagtctgtttctgaccgtttgagcagacacatgcacatttgtgacctgctggaggtcattttgcagggctcttgcacaaaggtggaggtagcggtcctgctgctgggttgttgccctcctacggcctcctccacgtctcctgatgtactggtctgtctcctggtagcgcctccatgctacgctgacagacacagaaaaccttcttgccacagctcgcattgatgtgccatcctggatgagctgcactacctgagccacttgtgtgggttgtagactccgtctcatgctaccactagagcgaaagcaccgccagcattcaaaagtgaccaaaccatcagccaggaagcataggagctgagaagtggtctgtggtcaccacctgcagaaccacgcctttattgggggtgtcttgctaattccctataatttccacctgttgtctattccatttgcacaacatcatgtgaaatttattgtcaatcagtgttgcttcctaagtggacagtttgatttcacagaagtgtgattgacttggagttacattgtgttgtttaagtgttccctttatttttttgagcagtatatattttttaaactagcAATAGTGATCCGTGATAAGACATTTTGAGATGAATATCAGTGAACATAAAATGTGTGTATGTAGAACAATTGTATAATGAAAATTACACTAGAACAAGTTGTATATCATCGTCTCGAACCCACCCTCAGAGTTCTCTGTACGAGATGATGGCTCCACCAGGCTTCCATCACCCACCCTCAGAGTTCTCTGTACAAGATAATGGCTTCACCAGGCTTCCATCACCCACCCTCAGAGTTCTCTGTACGAGATGATGGCTTCACCAGGCTTCCACAACCCACCCTCAGAGTTCTCTTTACGAGATGATGGCTCCACCAGGCTTTCATAACCCACCCTCAGAGTTCTCTGTACGAGATGATGGCTCCACCAGGCTTCTATAACCCACCCTCAGAGTTCTCTGTACGAGATGATGGCTCCACCAGGCATCCATCGCAACGGAGACATTCTGAAATGTCATCTAAATACAGAATGATAATAATAGCACAATAACTGTGTAATAAAATAGGTCTTATGTCTAATAACACCCACTCCCATTGGGTTAGGCATGTTGAAAACAACTAGTAAAATAATGTATAGATAGAGATTTGGAATGGTCCTTCAGATTCTCAAGAACTTCtgcagatgcaccattgagagtatcttgacttgctgcatcaccgcttggtatggcaactgcaccgccctcgtCCACAAGGCCCTACAGAGCTCCCAGACATTCTAGACACACACACCGAGCGGTGTCTGAGGAAGGCCCGAAAAAATGTCAGAGACTTCAGCCAACCCtgacatagactgttctctctacttctATCCGGCAGATGGCGCCAGAGTATGAAGTCTCGGAcaaacaggctccgagacagcttctgcccccaagcaATGACACTTTTACACAGATAGACAATAGCTGCCTACCCCCCTCCACGGActatatgcacactcacaggtcTCTacccacacaaacagacacacctaCACTGACACTCTTGCAAATACACGCACGGACACACGCACGGACACAggcacggacggacggacacacggacacacacacacacacacacacacacacacacacacacacacacacacacacacacacacacacacacagacacacacaccacttatgctgctgccatactgttgactattattattattattattattattattattatttatcctgctaccagtcactttctcATCCCAGCctatatatctacctcaaattACTCCAGTATCTCTACACATTGTAAATACTGGCTCACATTCTCATATtgtttcttcctttctttcttttttggTTATACTATTTTGATAGTGAATCCTTTTGGGATGGGCTTGCTAGTTAAGATtgtcactgtacttgtgcatgtaaCAATAAAACGTGAAACTAGTAAAGATAGATTAGACACTTCTCCAAATAGACTGGAGGGGGAAAACATAAACAACATCCTCTATGAGGATACGCATTtagctgtatgtacagtacactatatatacacaaaagtatgtggacaacccttcaaattagtggattcggctatttctgccacacccgttgctgacaggtgtataaaatcgagcacacagccgtgCATTCtccaacattggcagtagaatggccttactgaagagcttagggactttcaacgtggcaccgtcataggatgccaccttcccaacaagtcagttcataacatttcggccctgttagagctgccccagtcaactgcaagtgctgtaattgtgaagtggaaacgtctaggagcaacaacagctcagctgcgaagtggtaggccacacaagctaacagcataaaaatcgtctgtcttcggttgcgacactcactaccgagttccaaactgcctctggaagcaacatcagcataagaactgttcgttcgggagcttcatgaaatgggtttcttgGCCAaggagccgcacacaagcctaagatcaccctgCATAATGCCAAGcacagctggagtggtgtaaagctcaccgccattggactctggagcagtggaaatttattctctggagtgatgaatcaagcttcaccatctggcaatccaatggacgaatctgggtttggcggatgccaggagaacgctacatgaccgaatgcatagtgccaactgtaaagtttggtggagaaggaatattggtctggggctgtttttcatggttcgggccccttagtgccagtgaagggaaatcttaacgctacagaatacaatgacattctagacgattctgtcctttcaattttgtggcaacagtttggggaaggccctttcctgtttcagcatgacaatgcgcccatgtacaaagcaaggtccatacggAAATGgcttgtcaagatcggtgtggaagaacttgactggcctgcaacagagccctaacctcaaccccattgaacacctttgggatgaattgaaacgtcGTTTGAaacacccaacatcagtgccagacctcactaatgttcttgtggctgaatggaagcaagtctccccagaaatgttccaacatctagtggaaaacctttcCAGAAGTGTGGaagctgttacagcagcaaatgggggaccaactccaactccatgattttggaatgagatgttcgacgagcaggtgtccacatacttttggtcatgtagtgtatgttctcATGGGGGGTATCCCAGTCCTACATGTCTGATAGGGCAGTTAATGTCATGATGGACATTAGAGCAGTTGCTCCCTGGTCCACAGCCATCTACACTGAGCCTTGTACTAAATATAGTTCAACTTCCACCTTTGCCGTGATGGAGAGTAGCTATTATTAGTACACTGACTCAATAAATATGCAAACCATGTCAACTTGGGAATCCAATGATAGCCTACCTATTACATAACACTGGCAAATTGGCATGTTACCTCTTAACCCTTCTGAACTGGCCAACTGTTGATGTTTTCAGCAACTTCTGTTGGTGTTGGTGAAATCTACTAAACAAGCTAGTTATTCGCTCACAAACGTAAGAGATCCTACTTTCAATTTCACATAATGATTTTTGGCACAACGGCATCGTCACAAATTTGAgaatatatatatcatttttttgCATAGTTTAATTTCTAACCAATAACAACAGACTATCTTGAATATATTACAAATTGGAATACActagggtatatatatatatataatgtcccAGACGTTTTTCCTGAGTGAACTGCTTCAGCAAATATTGAAGTAATTTCGGGCAAGTTTCAAATCATGTGTGTGATTCCGATGCTCCAAAAACAAGATATGATCATAATTGAATCTATTGTAATATTGTAATATTGCCCAAGTCTTCTCTCCTATCACTTCAGATTACTATGTAGAGAGAATCTTTGCAGTAGTCACTCTAGAAAATGGTAAAGGTGAAGAGTTTAGGGTAGCAGGCTAGCAGGCTAGTCAGATTCAGGTCAGGTTTCATTGTGGGGTGTTGAGAGCACAGCATGCACTTGTGGAAAGGTCCTCTGCAGTCTACTGACTGAAAGCCTAACACGGCCAAGTTAAAACactgatgtactgtactgtatataaactcagcaaaaaaaagaaacgtccctttttcaggaccctgtctttcaaagataatttgtaaaaatccaaataacttcacagatcttcattgtaaagggtttaaacactgtttcccatgcttgttcaatgaaccataaacaattaatgaacatgcacctgtggaacggtcgttaagacactaacagcttacagacggtaggcaattaaggtcacagttatgaaaacttaggacactaaagaggccttagGCAAACATGccgtaggcatgctgcaaggaggcatgaggactgcagatgtggccagggaaataaattgtaatgtccgtactgtgagacgcctaagacagcgctacagggagacaggacggacagctgatcgtcctcgcagtggcagaccatgtgtaacaacacctgcacaggatcggtacatccgaacatcacacctgtgggacaggtacaggatggcaacaacaactgcccgagttacaccaggaacacacaatccctccatcagtgctcagacagcaataggctgagagaggctggactgagggcttgtaggcctgttgtacggcaggtcctcaccagacatcaccggcaacaacgtcgcctatgggcataaacccactgttgctggaccagacaggactggcaaaaagtgctcttcagtgacaagtcgcggttttctctcaccagggatgatggtaggatttgcgtttatcgtcaaaggtatgagcattacaccaaggcctgtactctggagacggatcgatttggaggtggagggtccgtcatggtctggggcggtgtgtcacagcatcatcggactgagcttgttgtcattgcaggcaatctcagcgctgtgcattacagggaagacatcctcctccctcatgtggtacccttcctgcaggctcatcctgacatgaccctccagcatgacaatgccaccagccatactgctcgttctgtgcgtgatttcctgcaagacaggaatgtcagtgttctgccatggccagcgaagagcccggatctcaatcccattgagcacgtctgggacctgttggatcggagggtgagggcaagggccattccctccagaaatgtccgggaacttgcaggtgccttggtggaagagtggggtaacatctcacagcaagaactggcaaatctggtgcagtccatgaggaggaaatgcactacagtgcttaatgcagctggtggccacaccagatactgactgttacttttgatttgaccccccccctttgttcagggacacattattcaatttctgttagtcacatgtctgtggaacttgttcagtttatgtctcagttgttgaatcttgttatgttcatacaaatatttacacgtgttaagtttgctgaaaataaacgcagttgacagtgagaggacaccCGTCCAAAAACATTAGGGGTGAATTATTTGAACAATTTATTCCTAAATGAATGTCATCCTTTCATATAAGCAATAGGCTACTTCAATAAAGAGGACATAATGAAGGCGGTAACCAGCGATAAGCAGTGAATAACAGTTGTTTATTTAAGTCCTTTGTTAAACATAACAAGGTAATAAAATATGTTTGCAAGACAAATATTTACCAGTGACTGGGTCAAAAGGTATATTAAGGCACTTCTTTCATGTGTTTTTGTGTGGGATTGCCCGAAAAATGCAACTTACACAAAATAGCTGCTGCCACtcatgtgtatatatttttttaaagacaacTCAAGACATACCCTTCCCATCCCAGAAAACAATTCACCTGTTTAAGGCCAAGGGACATTCTTCTAAACAAAATGTATTTTGGAAAATCTGACACATTACTGAAACATTACCTAGTGGCAACATCACCAATAACAACTTAAGAATCAGTCGGAACAAGGGCTATTTTTGATGATATTGTAGAGGCATATTACAGCAGCCCAGAACCAGAGGTGGGTTTGACTGAGAAGTTTTCTTTCTGAGGTGTTTTGTTCTCCGTGTCTTAGTATTTAGACAGATGAGGTGGACTCATCGTCCAACCCCCTCCTCGTCAGCCTCGCTTCCTTCGGCTGGTTCCAACATTTAAAGCGTCCCAGCATCCTTCAGTCAGTTACATGTGTTCAGGGTGGTTTTGCAAACAGGTGATGAACTCTTTGACGGGGTGTCCATGGAAACAGATCTGGTTGACAGCACTGAACAAGGGGAACCTGGAAGGTGGAAAGCTGGGATATCAGTTTCAGTTTTAAGACAAAAATGCCTGATTCACACCAAAGTGCCAACCCAAACCGTACTGgcttacagtatatatacagtggtgtgaagtacttaaataaaaatactttaaagtaatacttaagtagtttttggggtatctgtactttactatttagatttctgacaacttttacttcactacattcctaaagaaaataatgtactttttactccatacattttccctgaacccaaaagtactcgttacattttgaatacttagcaggacaggaaaatggtccaattaacACGCTTTttaagagaacatctctggtcatccctactgcttctgatctggcggacttactgaacacacatgcttcatttgtaaatgatgtctgagtgttggagtgtgcccctggctttccgtaaattaaaagaaaacaagaaaatggcgCCAACTGGTTagcttaatataagaaatttgaaattatttgtacttttacttttgatacttaagtatattttagcaattacatttacttttgatagttaagtatatttaaaaccaaatacttttagacttttactcaagtagtattttactgggtgactttcacttttacttgagtattttctattaatgtatcagctcagtagtgtgaaaaggttATAAGAGTGATTTATACATGTCATTGGACGTTCAATTAAGAACATAACTCGCTCTCAGAAGATTCTGAAGGCAAACTCATCAAATGTAACTCACTTGTCCACCAGGCCCTTCTTCTTCAGAATGTGGTTGACTTCAGCTGCAGTGGCTGGACCCTGGAGTTTCTGACCATTCAACATCTCCTTCTCCAACTCCTCAATAGTCTACACAGGGAGACACAAATAcaaagacagagtgagagagatataaaaaagaaagagatatatatatatagagagaggggacacatgagagagaacattttttacatttataatATCAACGATAACATGTATGACACACTCTTTCCACACTCCTCACAGCACCTTTCCGGTTTTGGCGAAGGCCTCCGCAATCTTACGGTTGCGTCCTCCGTAGCAAGTTGTGATGAGGTCGGCGACGCCACAGCTCTCCAGGAAAGTGACGGGGGAGACGGGTCCGGCGGTGCAGAATATCCGGGCGAAGGCGATCATCTCCATCAGTCCCAGTCTGATCACCGCTGCCTTGGTGTTATCACCGAAGCCCAGGCCATCACAGAACCCTGCTCCCACCGCCACTATGTTCTGGGGTGGGAGAAGAAGAGCTAGTTTTTAAACCATTACGATCTCAACTGAAAATAGAAATCTAAAAAGCAATTTGACTTAAAAGATTCTCTGACGATGGTCGCATGACCAAAACACATCTGTTACATCACACTCCTTTGTTTGAGCAcctattaatacacacacacaaacacaatcagcAGCATTATCCCCTTAAATACTCAGTGTCTGTTTCCTCCTTccactttttatttaactaggcaagtcagttaagaacaaattcttatttacaataatggcctaggaacagtggattaactgccttgttcaggggcagaacgacagattcttttaccttgtcagctcggggatttgatctagcaacctttcggttactagtccaacgctctaaccactaggctacctgccgcctctacgctctaaccactaggcttaccCTGCCGCCCCAGTCCGGTGAGAACATTGTAAcactttccccctctccttcctgcgTAACTAAAGGCCCACCTTGAGAGCGCCACAGATCTCTACCACGTCAGCTTCCTCCACCACGGTAACTCTGAAGTTAGTGGTCTGCATCAGTTTTTTCAGGATGGGGCCCCACTCTTTGTTCTTGCACCCTGTGTGACGAATACAAAACATGGAGAATTATTACACGTGAAAAATATCTTCAATACCATATCTggggttggcaggtagcctagtggttagagcgttgggccaggttgctagatcgaatccctgagctgacaaggtaaaaatctgtcgttctgcccctgaacaaggcagttaacccactgttcctaggccgtcattgtaaataagaatttgttcttaactgacttgcctagttaaataaaggttaaattaaataaaaactatttaaaaaaatcatGAAATTGATCTTTACTTATGTAGCACAAAAGCATTGATGTGCTATTTTAATAGTAAGAGATATACTGTGTTCTATTTTCCTAAACAACCAAAACACACACCCCTTACCGATTGTTGTTTCGCAGAATTTCTCCTCTGCGACTTCGTTGGCTATGTTAGCTCCCATCAGCACTGTCATGGTAACACCCAGCTTCTCTCTGATGACATCAGAGATCAGCTTCAACCCCTCGGGACCTTCATCCACGCCCTGAAACATAGATCACCATTGATACATCTAT
Protein-coding regions in this window:
- the LOC115207299 gene encoding glycerol-3-phosphate dehydrogenase [NAD(+)], cytoplasmic, with the protein product MALKKVCIIGSGNWGSAIAKIVGANAGKLDVFDTTVNMWVFEETVNGRKLTEIINTDHENVKYLPGHKLPPNIVAVPEVTDAVKGADILIFVIPHQFINRICDTIKEHIKKDAVGMSLIKGVDEGPEGLKLISDVIREKLGVTMTVLMGANIANEVAEEKFCETTIGCKNKEWGPILKKLMQTTNFRVTVVEEADVVEICGALKNIVAVGAGFCDGLGFGDNTKAAVIRLGLMEMIAFARIFCTAGPVSPVTFLESCGVADLITTCYGGRNRKIAEAFAKTGKTIEELEKEMLNGQKLQGPATAAEVNHILKKKGLVDKFPLFSAVNQICFHGHPVKEFITCLQNHPEHM